The following are encoded in a window of Paenibacillaceae bacterium GAS479 genomic DNA:
- a CDS encoding ribonuclease M5, protein MIKEIIVVEGKDDTAAIKRAVEADTIETNGSAIGEEVLRRIELAMERRGVIIFTDPDHAGERIRKIVSQRVPGCKHAFLPQEDALYRGDVGVENASPEAVRRALASVRTEGTEGQAEITHGDLMEAGLLVHADAARRRLIMGNGLGIGYCNGKQFMKRCTSFQITREEFYQALAQMKEEIGS, encoded by the coding sequence GTGATCAAGGAAATTATCGTGGTGGAAGGCAAGGATGATACGGCCGCCATCAAACGTGCAGTAGAGGCGGATACGATCGAGACGAACGGCTCTGCCATCGGCGAAGAGGTGTTGCGCCGCATCGAGCTCGCGATGGAGCGGCGTGGCGTCATTATTTTTACTGATCCCGACCACGCAGGTGAACGGATTCGCAAAATCGTCTCGCAGCGCGTACCAGGCTGCAAACATGCCTTTCTCCCTCAGGAGGATGCACTGTATCGTGGTGATGTAGGCGTAGAGAACGCCTCTCCTGAGGCTGTGCGCCGGGCGTTGGCTTCTGTCCGTACAGAAGGCACAGAGGGACAAGCCGAAATTACGCACGGCGACCTCATGGAGGCTGGGCTGCTCGTGCATGCTGACGCAGCGCGCCGTAGGCTGATCATGGGCAATGGGCTCGGCATCGGCTATTGCAACGGCAAGCAGTTCATGAAGCGCTGCACCAGCTTTCAGATTACCCGCGAGGAGTTCTACCAGGCACTGGCACAGATGAAGGAGGAGATCGGCTCATGA
- a CDS encoding TatD DNase family protein yields the protein MTGLIDTHTHLDSTKFDNDRDEVIERAREAGVELLFNVGFNRETIPTTMELVEKYPFIYGIIGWHPTDSVDLKEGDLAWIESLMNHPKVIALGEIGLDYYWDTSPKDVQQRVFREQIAIAKRTGKPIVIHNRDAHEDVVRILREENAAEVGGVMHCYSGSWETAKQCLDMNFYISFGGPVTFKNARVPKEVLAQVPLDRLLLETDSPYLAPHPHRGKRNESSFVTLVAETAAEIKGKTVDEIVSITSANARKCFHFS from the coding sequence ATGACTGGATTAATCGACACACATACACATTTGGACTCAACTAAATTCGACAATGATCGTGATGAGGTTATTGAGCGCGCTAGGGAAGCTGGCGTGGAGCTGCTTTTCAATGTCGGCTTCAATCGGGAGACGATCCCAACAACGATGGAGCTTGTCGAAAAGTATCCTTTCATCTATGGCATTATCGGCTGGCATCCGACAGACAGCGTAGATCTCAAGGAAGGTGATCTCGCTTGGATCGAATCGTTGATGAACCATCCGAAGGTCATTGCTTTGGGTGAAATCGGGCTGGATTATTACTGGGATACCTCACCGAAGGATGTTCAGCAACGGGTGTTTCGCGAACAGATTGCGATTGCAAAGCGCACCGGCAAGCCGATTGTCATTCATAATCGCGATGCGCACGAAGATGTCGTTCGTATTTTGCGTGAAGAGAACGCAGCAGAGGTTGGAGGCGTCATGCACTGCTACTCGGGAAGCTGGGAAACAGCCAAACAATGCCTGGATATGAATTTTTATATCTCGTTTGGCGGCCCTGTAACGTTTAAAAATGCCAGAGTACCAAAAGAGGTGCTTGCGCAGGTTCCGCTCGATCGTTTACTGCTCGAAACAGACTCTCCATATTTGGCACCGCACCCCCATCGTGGGAAGCGAAATGAGTCCTCATTTGTGACTCTTGTTGCTGAGACAGCGGCGGAAATAAAAGGTAAAACTGTAGATGAAATCGTTTCCATTACCTCGGCGAATGCAAGAAAATGTTTCCACTTTTCTTGA